Genomic segment of Ailuropoda melanoleuca isolate Jingjing chromosome 1, ASM200744v2, whole genome shotgun sequence:
ctcgctggctgtctctatctctgtcgaataaataaataaaatctttaaaaaaaaaaaaaaaaaaaaaaaaaaaaaagctataattcAGTGGAAGAAACTAAATGGTGATCAGATTTCTGTAACGGAGAGCACCAACAtgtcaaaaacagaaaacaaaatgacatttaGTTGTGCCAGCTCCTTCAGAGTTCTACAACTGTGGATTAAATAGCCGTAATATAAACCCCTTAATCGTACACTGTACCGTCCaggaaaagacagacagacagacagaagtaGATATCATTGAGaacaatggcaaaaataaaactaaacacatTTTAACTGTAAGAAGTCCCACCTATGTAGGGTAAAGAAGTGTCCAGTTCACAAACTGCAACAGCAAAAAAGATTAGAGAAAGGCACAAATTTCCGTACAGAATAACTACCTTCATCTCCCAGAAGTATTTTACACTGTACCAGATGAGAAGTTACAAGTTCCTATTCTGAACGAATGTTCAAGAATTCCCCTACAGAGCTACTCCACTAAGACTGTCTTCAAATAGTCTGTAGAATTTAACTGAACCAGAGCAGACGTGATGCTGTCAGTCAAACCCTTCCCGTGAAGAAATGGAGGAGCAGAGCTGTTCCGTCTGCCCTGGATGGCACACCATTTCTATCACAGAGGCTGAAAGAGGGTTAGCAGCCATTTGGAAAGAACAGGTAGTAAGAAGCTTCTAGTGTAAGATTTTTCTGAACCAAGGAAGAAATTCGTCTTTGTTAATCACAGGTCCTTCAAGACACATTTACTTAGCAGCAGATGCTGAATGGTACTGACAGTATACCTGATAACACACTGTGCCTTAGGCTGTGTAGAACTGATGGTGAAACCAATCCAAGAACTGACTCGCTGCTATAGATGTCCCCATAACTTTTTCTCCCTGGCATACAAAAACTCACCAGGTGCCATCATGGATGAATGACTGAACAAAATGTGGAACGCATCCATATGTGGACTACATTCAGTCACAAAGTGAATGAAGTACTCTTACACGCTGTCCTATGGATGAACCTCTGAAACATCATGCTAAGCCAAAAAAACCTAGACATAAAGATCACATCTTGTAGGACTCCATTCAtaagaaatatccagaacaggtaaatccaCAGGGAAAGAAGTAAgcagactagtggttgccaggggctcaagggaagggggaggaattGTTTAATGGACAGGAGGTTTCCTTCTGGAAAGATGAAAGTGTTTTAGAACGAAACAGAGGTGATGCCTGCACACCGTGAATGTACTaatgccactgagttgtacacttgaACATGGTAAATTTCAcgttaaataaatttaatttcttaaagaagGAAATCGGAAAAAAACTCACCAGAGTAAAAGTGGAAAAATCATGAAGAGTAGATGAAAAAATTAATTGGATTAGAAATAAGGGAAATGTAAGTCATCTTAGAATAGCTTCAATCAAGTGGAAGAGGCcaatgaaaaagagaatgaaagaatacCAGTGGGGTAAGCAGTGGAAACTTAGAAGAACTGGAACACTCAATTTTCTACTCTGAGAGAAACTCAACTGCTTGTTTTCAGGAGCTGAATAAAAGTCACAAAACCTCTTAAAGTTTAAACATCTTAGGAATCTTACTCAATCtccccaaattaagaaaataaggcACTGCATGGAATTAAATAATTTGGTTCATGCACTCATAAAACAACTAAATGCAGAACAATGGCTTAAAATCCAGATATGTGATCCTAAGGAGAGGAATCCTTCTGGACTAAGcacaaaacaaatgtttgcttCTGTACTAAGCTCTGAGCTACCTAGATTTTTGTGAGACCTAGGGCCAAAATTTGTTGGTTCTTGGGTCTTGCACCTTTCAGCTTTAAGAAATGggtataaaaatgagaaaagacaaagatGCACTGCCTCAAAGAAAATAGGTTTGTGAAGGCCCAGGCTATCTTATTCATAGTATCCGTGATACCTAAAATAACTGGTACATACGAGGCACTTCaatatttccaaatgaatataaaaatctttgaacACTGACATTCACCATTTAAGATCCAAAatctgcagttaaaaaaaaaaaaaaaatgatgacccAAAACCGAGACTACCACTTTTTGCCATTCAACAATCTCTTAGTCCTTTGCCCCCCTCTCCAATTACCTTTCCTTGTTAATGTATCTTCATTAATTATGAAAGATTAGTCAGTTACCAACACTTAAGGTAGCAATCCAAATTTAGtaactgtaataaaatattaagtttattttgaaaGCTACTTTAACCCAGTGGTGCTCAGTGTTACCTTGACTCTCTTTTGTAATACAAGTTTCCTACCATGGGGATTTTGGAGGATGGCAGCCTGTGTCCTTTTCAAAAAGCCTCATTTGTGTTTGATTCTAAGAGATTCcaggttgagaatcactgcatCGGACTCTTTTTGTTTCTCACTATCAAGAAATGCTAGTCTTCAGAGAGCTGAGAAAACATTACATGGAATTTGTGAAACAAAGCTTCTAACACCTGTAtaaaaggggagggggtggtaacTTCAGGAAACAGCTAGAGACCTCAAGAAACTGGCAGCATTTATTTAGAAAGGTACAATTAATGATATGACCCAAACTGACCCCGACTCTGCCAATTTCTCGTAGAAGAGCATAAGctcttaactttattttctaagttaaatGGAGATCTCCTTGTACTCCATAATGCACTGTATGAATATTAGCAATGTTTCCAAAAACTTGGTAAATCTGACAGTATACCACTAACCCCACAACGTAGTCAAGGGTCCAAGGAGTCTGGCCTCTACTGTCACCATTAACCTTTACTTAACCTCTAGAGGAGTTCCCATTTCCAtctgtaaaaataagaaagatagaTGAAAGGACTTACTCTTTgacttgtgagaaataaatgtgcaaTGAAAGCATATAGCACAGTGCCCAGTAAGCAATCTAATATTACCTAGTATCGTATCTCGTACCCATATATTTCtgactaaagaaaacaaaaacaaaaggttCTGTCGATTAGACAGCAGCTCTGTATTACATGAAACttaagtgggggtgggggaaagatgATGAAATACAGCTGGTAGATCTCAACCTCAAATCATCAATTTGTCATTTATATTGTTTAGTTCTAGGGTCACTAACCGTGGTACACAACAGAGAATTCTGAAgacagtagcaaaaaaaaaaaaaaaaaaaaaggtaagaaaaagaaagaaggaacagcaCATTCATCAATGACACCGGGCACCAATGAgctggataaattttaaaaataagaagtacCTCCAGTTTAGGAGACGCTAAAACTTTACAAGGGAGCCAAGACGGCCCTCCGCAGAGTCCAAATGGAACATTCAGTTTCACCCTCGCCTCTTTAGAGCACTGGGCCCGGGTTTCCGACGGCGACCCGGGCCCCAGCTAGGCACGCACCCAGGTGCAGCCCGGGGCTGGGGCGCCGAGCCGAGCGCCAGGTGCAGGCGCTGCCCCGCCCTCCGCGGACCCGGGCCGGGAGTCGCGGAGCTGGGGATGCACCGCCGGGACGGCGGCCCGAACCCCCGCCAACCGCGCTCCGGGGGCCGGTCCTGCCCgcgccctgccccctccccgggaTGCGCCACGACGACGCGGGCGCGCCCCGGGGCCCGCCCCCAGCCANNNNNNNNNNNNNNNNNNNNNNgaaaaaaaaaaaaaaaaaaaaaaaaaaaaaaaaggtaagaaaaagaaagaaggaacagcaCATTCATCAATGACACCGGGCACCAATGAgctggataaattttaaaaataagaagtacCTCCAGTTTAGGAGACGCTAAAACTTTACAAGGGAGCCAAGACGGCCCTCCGCAGAGTCCAAATGGAACATTCAGTTTCACCCTCGCCTCTTTAGAGCACTGGGCCCGGGTTTCCGACGGCGACCCGGGCCCCAGCTAGGCACGCACCCAGGTGCAGCCCGGGGCTGGGGCGCCGAGCCGAGCGCCAGGTGCAGGCGCTGCCCCGCCCTCCGCGGACCCGGGCCGGGAGTCGCGGAGCTGGGGATGCACCGCCGGGACGGCGGCCCGAACCCCCGCCAACCGCGCTCCGGGGGCCCCGGTCCTGCCCgcgccctgccccctccccgggaTGCGCCACGACGACGCGGGCGCGCCCCGGGGCCCGCCCCCAGCCAGCGGTGGCTGCATGAGCGAAAGATAAAGGTGAACGTGGGCACCGGACTCCCCCCCAGACGCCCACCATCCCTACCCGCCCTCGGCCGCGGTTCCCTCCGCCTCCCCGCCCGTCTCACCGGCCTCGCGCCTGCCTTCCAGACTCTCAGCGGTCAGTCCTGCCGGAGGCCGACGGgacccgccgccgccgccgcctcccgcTCCCTCCTCCGCTTCCTCCCGGGTTCCTCCGGCTTCCCCTCACCCCCGCGAGTGGCCAGGAGGAAGCCAGCTCGCCGCTGGGCCTCCTCCCCGCTTCCCCGCCGCGACCAATGGGCCCCCGCCGCCGGGAAGCCGCGCCTGCCCCCTGGCGGTGGAGGACCGAGCGGGCGCCCGGCCGGCCGGCGGGAAGGGCCGGAGAGCGGAGGGAGGGGTCGGGCCGCCGGCCCCCGCCCCGCGCTGCGCTGCCTGGACTTGCCACGTGGGTGCAGCAGCCGCGGCGGTTGGCGGCTGCTAGCTCCCCAGAGTGGGGGGGGAAAGGTGTCACGCCCCCCTTCCCCTCATTCACACACTCATAATACTGACCTTAAAGCCAGAAATTTAAGATAACCAGTCCCATTCTAGAGATCCAATGATTCTATGCGATGGTCTTAATCAATCAAGGATTTTAGGCAATTACCTTTTGACTCCTTAAAAGCTAACTAACCTGTTGTGAAAATGCTACCCGCCTGGAGCACTAGATCTCTGATAACCTTAAACGTTTggcccaagggaaaaaaaagtagtgcACGTATTTGCACGTCATTTTTGTATAAATTACTTAGCAACAAAGCAGTTAGAAATGTTCTTTTCCTCTAcgcacatttttttcccctacagttGGGTTGATAACTGGGAAGTCAATCCAAATCCCATTATATGAAAGCTGACCCGACAACACAACATTGTTTCATGGTTCATATCCACATCTCAGAACAATTAATAACTATTATATTATTAAGTAGAATGTCGGGACAATACATGGTTGTAAAATtgcattaaagaaataatagggTTTCACCATAGTTAAGTATTCTACCAAGCCTTAGCTTTActccaaaaatataaaacacagaacCTAAATAATAGCTATGAATTCTGCAGTTTGTATTCCGTCATACAGGGAGGAAGCAAGAAATGCATTGAGAGCCTTCTTTGTGCCAAGTACTTTGCTGGACCTTTGCTGGCCTTTGGGTATGTGTTCTATTTAATGCTCACAGCTCAGTAAAAATAGATATTTGCCTATTACTTTTAACAGATGAAAAATCAAGACTCCAAAACtgagtttaaataacttgctcaaaaaTACAATGTAGCAAACTGTGAAGTTGTAATTCCAGCCTAGGTGCATCTAGCTCCAAACAAATGAGGCtcgctctttctttttttcttttttaaagatttatttatttgagagagagagagagagtaggcggaggggcagaggaaaagggaaagagaatcctcaagccaactcccagctgagtgcagctcaatcccaggaccctgcagtcacgacctgagccagaatcaagagtcggatgcttaaccaactgagccacccaggcgccccagggaactTTGTTTGTTAGGGTACTTAAAACCACAACATTTGCTGTACATGTGTTTCCCCTGGTTCCCCGTATCCCACTGAAAGAATTTATGAAGCCTCTCAAAAAGGGTGGTCTGGCCATATTTATGAAATGGTTCTCTGATCCATAGCTGAATTGGCCTGTATAGAAACGACATGGGCCATATTCTTACAGCACCACACTTGAAACAATTTGTGGTCTGAAGCCGTGTTTAATATGCTATGTGCCAATGGCCATAATATATAGGTTAGAACCCATCAGTAGGTAATGAAATTAGTAATGGGGCACAACCAACATTGTGTTGTTTTCAAATCATTAAATAGAACAGGGCAAAAGTTTCAGAGTACATAGCACAAGGTGAGGATAAGCATTGTTTCGTGAAATATTTGTACAGTATTAAGTGTGCGTGAGTGGGTTACAGCATCCTGCATTacaatgtaaattatattttttcaaaggacTGCAATGTTTGAAAGTTAGTTTCCTTAGAACACCTGTTAAGCAACCAGTTGTTTCACCTACCTTTTTACTTGGTAAgaggtgagggaggcagagaaattaATCAAGATTAATGATTAAGTTTAATGAACCTATAGAGAACAGAGAACTTTGCAGCTCCGGGAGGTTTAATTCAAACAGGTGTTGCTATGTTACGTGATAATAAGCATTAGTAATTCGTATttttacagtaaatatttattacatatttactgTGTGAAGTAATTTAGctatattaacacatttaatcctcacaatctataaatacagaggagaaaatgtgagagggaaaggggaaagttGCCTGAGATCCTATTGCTAATACCTGaaagagccaagattcaaacccacaCGCTCAACCTCAAAGCCCACCCCACCTTGAgtatacttgaaaagaaaagttcattttcttttcgaTGGTTGCAGAGATTAATATAGTTCTCTAACATATTACACCATCTCCCATATAAGGATTAcataatattgttaaatataaaacttgaTGAAAAGCCTCAGAATTTTAATTGGACCCATTCTCAAGCAGAATACTCCATTTGGCATCAGTTTCCTATATCTGCACTAATAGATTGCCTGCAAGTATGTTTACCAACAATTCCTCCAATTCCTGCAAATTCATTCCACTTTTACCATCCGGGGTAGGGTCTATATTCCCTGCTCTTGAACCTAGGCTGgcccttggatttttttttatctacagAATGCTGTGCAAGTGATGCCGTGTGACTTCTGAGCCTTGAAGCTTCCATTTTCACTGCCTTGGGATCCAATGAACATGTAAAGAAACGCAAGACTGCTGGATGAGGAGAAAATACACAGAGAGGGACCAAGACCTAGTTAGGCTCAAACCATCCCAGACACTCTACCTGAGGTCCCAGGTGTGTGAGTAAAGTCCCTTTACACGTCCTGGCCCCAGCTAAGCTCCTAACCGAATGTACCACACGAGTGACCCCAGACAGTACCACCTGGGAACCTCCTAGTTCAGACCAGCCAGCCCCACAGAATCCTGAGAAATaactgtttgttgttgttataagtTGCTAAATTTTGTGGTAGTTTTTTACATAGCAATAGATATCTAAAACATGCAAGGaaaagtttgttaaaaaaaaaaaagctgaccaACTCTGGGAGTAGGGTTACTTTAAAGTATTAAAGCTTGTTTATATTGGATCATAAAGTCAATCCCATAGAGATATGGCCAGAAACTTGCctagcttttttaaaatatggggggggggaagcagaggtggaataataaaaacaagagtaAAAGTGTCAAATCTGATACTTCTACTGGGTAAAATACCACCCCCAGCTGTGATTTAAAAACTGTTGTTCAGAGTGTTCTTAGCAACGTGCATTTGAAACTCTCAAACGTCATCTAGCCTGTTGCTGTCTCAGGACATTAATGTTACTCCTCTCATCCCACCAACTCCTTTCCTGCCAAGTCAGACCAGTCATCAGTTGAACCAAATTGAGTCCTAGGTGTCTACATAGACTCCAAATTTCTCGAATTCCCTTTTCCACAGCCTGTGTTCTCCAAGTGAGCTGGTGGGACCTTTGCTAAATGCCTCACCCTaaatttccctcctttcctctcaccCTGTTTTTGCCAAGGAGAGGCTCCATCCTAGGTCCGTGTTCCCAGGCCTATCCCCACTCTTACTGTCTTTTATGTTGGGGTCCTAACATTTCTCTTACTTTACCGAAGCTATTACAAGAAGTGTAATGGATCACCAAAGAAAGACATGGTGATGACTCAGTTGAGTAGCTGAACTCAAACTCAATTATGCAGTAAAGGCTTTCTTCTGAGTATCCTTGAGACTATCAAACAAtcatttttgtatcttaaatAGTAGACTGCACAAGGATATTGTGTGCAGGGGTACATCAGTGAAAGAGAAGTCTAAGAGTTATGGTGAAGGACTAGGTCTCTGGAGGAAAAAATCCTCCTCATTCCCTTCCGTGCTAGCAGCCACAAATCAGCTTTGGAACCAGTTAGGGGTTCTCAGCTTGGGGTCACCATGACCCATTTTAACATGCTCTGTTTTGGTTCAGCTAAAACATAaccttttttattgttaatagtgctatttttccaattttctagAAACCTGTAAGGGCAAAACagtgaagttttaaaaagctgGAATACCCACAGATTTCACTGCACATTtgatatatttaccattttaacacagtttttaccattttaatcatttttaagcacACAGtccagtggtattaagtacattcacattctTGTGCGACCAATactaccatccatctccagaactcctttcatcttgaaaaactgaagCTCTATACTTATTAAGCAGTAATTCCCAATTCACGGTCCCTCCAGTCCATGACatctaccattctactttctctttaaATGAATTTGACATTGGATACCTCATATGAGCAAAATAGTATAGTTTAAAAGCTGGAACACTCACAGATTTCATGACACAATATTTGATACATAAGCAACACAGTCCATTCAAAATAAGTGggtttttatattataaaacatatgtCAGATACAATGAAATCACATTATCACATGTAGCTGCATAAAGAAAAACTCTAGTTTTCCATCTATTACTACTTGTCTAACCAACATACAAGAAAATTCTAGATACCATAAAAATTtggacttttaaaatatctttttgatTCTACTCCCTGGGAGATTCTGGTTTGGATTAGATCTTTTAATAAATCTTTCAGCGTGGCAAAATTTGGCATTTTTTCTTGGTGATAAATCGTATTAAATGATATACTGAATATGGTAACCCACATCTAAAACACATATTGGAATCATGACTACAAAGTAACttcctttttcctgaaattaTGTAGAAATGTGTATTATAAACAATTATTAAGATTACTAGTGGTTTCTTCAGAAGAATGGTTTATTATTCTGTCTTACAAAATATTACCTCCTAGAAAAATTTCTGACTCAGCCCCAGAATCTGAAAACTACTTTTTGAAGTCTCATATGGCAGTGTTACCTTTGTAATGCCAAGCAAAGATGAAGAAACCATGGATcagcctacacacacacacccacacgcacacacacatacacacacacacacatacacacatccttTGCAGATGCATAATATATGCATAGTCCATAaggtacttaaaaaatatatttatctggggcgcctgggtggcacagcggttaagcgtctgccttcggctcagggcgtgatcccggcattatgggatcgagccccacgtcaggctcctctgctatgagcctgcttcttcctctcccactccccctgcttgtgttccctctctcgctggctgtctctatctctgttgaataaataataaaatctttaaaaaaaatatatatttatcagacCTTGGGaacaaatactttctttttttactgccACAGACCAAATGGGAAAGTGTGACTACACTTTCCTTagaattctaaggaaaaaatgaatgaataagcctCACATTAAGTCATCCAAAAACACTTCTTTCCacatcccattaaaaaaaaaaaaatccaccagaaAACCCTCTGAGAAGAAGCAACTGAGCAAATATGGAGCAAAGTCTGTGTTTCCCTAAAATATAATCACTTCAGTCTGTAACCTCAACTCTTGATTAGGAACTGACTATGGGAACCCTTCAGTCTAAGCACAAAAGGATTCACTGTGACtggtatttttattaaactttaagaTCTCTAGTTACATCAAACTGAAATGCATTGTGTGCTTTGAAAAGCAAAGCCATTGGAATATGAGTAACAAAATATCATCCAATTATTAGTATTGCATTAAGATCTGTTCTCTAGTGGATTTCATGGTCACTAAAGATAGTTCAGCAACACTCCAAGAGGCCCAATGGTTGCAGCAAGTCTAAGAAATATAGAAGTGGtaaaacacataaaagaaaacaaaacatcatcCTATTCCACACATTATTGCCGTTTTTGTAAAAATTCCAAAGAACCAGGTAGGAACATTGGAATCCCAGACAATGCCACAGACTGTCAAGTGTTACAGGCTATATGATTTCCCCAAGGTTGTATGTGCGAAATGTCTTTCCTTGATACAGCTGCAGCCTAAACAGGGAACTGGAATTAGCCTACCTGTCCAAATTTGTTTCCTTAACCGTGTTTTCAATTTTAGGCCGATTTCTATTGCAGTTTCTTcactcccaccccaacccctccgAAAGGTACTACATCCGAACTATTCTGAGTTTGTATCCTGATTCAGTTTGAGAGGTTATTTATGTGGCCCTAA
This window contains:
- the LOC117796730 gene encoding basic proline-rich protein-like, giving the protein MKGTIIRESAARRATTVPLGNGTQPRRYSGCFDDSRDEVKEFVSSHTKSTGPGFPTATRAPARHAPRCSPGLGRRAERQVQALPRPPRTRAGSRGAGDAPPGRRPEPPPTALRGPVLPAPCPLPGMRHDDAGAPRGPALGPGFRRRPGPQLGTHPGAARGWGAEPSARCRRCPALRGPGPGVAELGMHRRDGGPNPRQPRSGGPGPARALPPPRDAPRRHAHHPYPPSAAVPSASPPVSPASRLPSRLSAVSPAGGRRDPPPPPPPAPSSASSRVPPASPHPREWPGGSQLAAGPPPRFPAATNGPPPPGSRACPLAVEDRAGARPAGGKGRRAEGGVGPPAPAPRCAAWTCHVGAAAAAVGGC